A section of the Castanea sativa cultivar Marrone di Chiusa Pesio chromosome 12, ASM4071231v1 genome encodes:
- the LOC142618865 gene encoding CLAVATA3/ESR (CLE)-related protein 41-like: MDFEPLWDLGGWFLLPNCMAVPKASSSISEIHTKSHPFLFFLAILFIFFLLINFSNSINPPSSMVSSSVSIKRLLLDPSASSATSTTNLHPKQTRNKHTTSSSSSTSSSSSSTKREFGAAAHEVPSGPNPISN, translated from the coding sequence ATGGATTTTGAACCCTTGTGGGATCTTGGGGGGTGGTTTCTTCTTCCAAATTGCATGGCAGTGCCTAAAGCATCATCTTCCATCTCTGAAATCCACACTAAATCccacccttttcttttctttcttgccatcctcttcattttcttcctgCTCATTAATTTTTCTAACTCAATAAACCCACCATCATCCATGGTGTCGTCCTCGGTGTCCATCAAAAGGCTTCTCTTGGATCCCTCAGCATCGTCTGCTACATCTACCACAAACTTGCACCCAAAGCAAACCAGGAACAAGCATACTacttcctcatcatcatcaacatcatcatcaaGTTCCAGTACTAAAAGGGAGTTTGGAGCTGCAGCTCATGAAGTTCCCAGTGGTCCAAATCCCATATCAAACTAA